A DNA window from Manduca sexta isolate Smith_Timp_Sample1 unplaced genomic scaffold, JHU_Msex_v1.0 HiC_scaffold_1297, whole genome shotgun sequence contains the following coding sequences:
- the LOC115442363 gene encoding uncharacterized protein LOC115442363 → MVNYRRVVCETAALAALVVATLAAPAPPPGCDHVAHYDQRQNGSDNIRVHVDGVVVAVMPAESFAESLLTALPDFADFLEEEEFDTHKPKPPQSEVPMPPSNAAPSKPEEKPQATPDKEEVASLPAKPAEASNPDASSVDSSTAQPAKNQKKEQYLKQRKAQRVKNYLASFLMPLLRKNRHH, encoded by the exons ATGGTCAACTACAGACGAGTGGTGTGCGAGACGGCGGCACTGGCGGCGCTCGTGGTGGCGACGCTCGCTGCGCCCGCGCCTCCGCCCGGCTGCGACCATGTCGCGCACTACGACCAGCGGCAGAACGGCAGCGATAACATCAGGGTGCACGTAGACGGCGTGGTGGTAGCCGTGATGCCCGCAGAGTCCTTCGCCGAATCCTTATTGACTGCTCTACCTGACTTCGCCGACTTTTTAGAAGAAGAGGAGTTTGATACGCACAAGCCTAAGCCACCTCAAAGTGAAGTTCCAATGCCTCCCAGTAATGCAGCTCCGTCCAAGCCTGAAGAAAAACCACAAGCGACGCCCGATAAGGAAGAGGTCGCGTCTCTTCCTGCAAAACCCGCCGAAGCGTCTAACCCAGATGCCAGTTCAGTTGACAGTTCAACAGCACAACCggcaaaaaatcaaaaaaaggAGCAATATCTTAAACAGAGAAAAGCTCAGAG AGTAAAGAATTATTTGGCGAGCTTTCTGATGCCGCTGCTTAGAAAAAACCGCCACCATTGA